Proteins from a genomic interval of Debaryomyces hansenii CBS767 chromosome E complete sequence:
- a CDS encoding DEHA2E01188p (similar to uniprot|Q5KKQ7 Cryptococcus neoformans var CNC02180 Sulfonate dioxygenase putative) produces the protein MAPTAEVLRPNSTNFDLEEAVLNIARLNTSSKKRDVRSSYKGGFADSWVEHLPSTTRTRLEKAGIDLSQGYPERPPTEDIPIFLDQAEAIRNSETPYIERGKDADPEKRALFGAAKEVRDLTKHIGTEIIGLQLKDLNDQQKDELALLIAERVVVFFRDQDLSPQKQLELGSYWGTVEKHAQQVHVPGLHGITVIWQDLFRRNGLDINFKNAIGQGTSIWHTDLTHELQPPGITHLHNDAIPGVGGDTVWSSGYAAYDKLSPAFQKFLEGKNAVYISANKYVDRENPLRGSANIEREHPIIRTHPATGWKSLFVNRSMTRRIVGLEPEESKVILEYLFEVFEKNLDIQVRFNWKPTIDGLGTSALWDNRVSQHFAIWDHEGKEARHGTRVSSLAEVPYFDSESRSQREALGLN, from the coding sequence ATGGCACCTACCGCAGAAGTATTAAGACCCAATTCAACAAACTTTGATTTAGAAGAAGCTGTTCTAAATATTGCTCGCTTGAATACAAGTAGCAAAAAACGTGATGTAAGATCATCATATAAAGGTGGTTTTGCTGATTCATGGGTTGAACACTTGCCAAGCACAACAAGAACTAGATTAGAAAAGGCTGGAATTGATTTGTCACAGGGATATCCAGAAAGACCACCTACAGAAGATATCCCAATCTTTCTTGATCAAGCAGAAGCTATAAGAAATTCAGAAACACCTTACATCGAAAGAGGGAAAGATGCTGATCCTGAAAAAAGGGCGTTATTTGGTGCTGCTAAAGAAGTTAGGGATTTAACCAAGCATATTGGTACAGAGATAATTGGCTTACAATTGAAGGATTTAAATGACCAACAAAAAGATGAGTTAGCGTTATTGATTGCTGAAAGAGTAGTAGTCTTTTTCAGGGACCAAGATTTATCTCCTCAGAAACAGCTTGAGTTGGGAAGCTATTGGGGAACAGTTGAAAAACATGCTCAACAAGTTCATGTTCCTGGACTTCATGGCATTACTGTTATCTGGCAGGACTTGTTTAGGAGAAATGGTTTagatattaattttaagaaTGCTATCGGGCAAGGAACTAGTATCTGGCACACAGATTTAACCCATGAATTACAACCACCAGGAATTACGCATTTACATAATGATGCCATTCCTGGCGTCGGTGGTGATACTGTTTGGTCGTCTGGTTATGCTGCATATGATAAATTGTCTCCTGCTTTTCAGAAATTCTTGGAGGGTAAAAATGCTGTCTATATTTCtgcaaataaatatgtaGATCGGGAAAATCCATTAAGGGGAAGTGCAAACATTGAAAGAGAACATCCAATTATTAGAACACATCCTGCCACTGGTTGGAAATCTTTATTTGTTAACCGTTCTATGACGAGAAGAATTGTTGGTTTAGAGCCAGAAGAAAGCAAGGTTATTTTAGAGTACTTGTTTGAAGTCTTCGagaaaaatttggatattCAGGTCAGATTCAATTGGAAACCAACGATAGATGGTTTAGGTACTTCTGCTTTGTGGGACAATAGAGTCTCCCAACATTTTGCTATTTGGGATCATGAAGGAAAAGAGGCCAGACATGGAACAAGAGTTTCATCCTTAGCTGAGGTCCCATATTTTGATTCTGAATCGAGATCTCAGAGAGAGGCATTAggattaaattaa
- a CDS encoding DEHA2E01210p (weakly similar to uniprot|P39709 Saccharomyces cerevisiae YAL067C SEO1 Putative permease member of the allantoate transporter subfamily of the major facilitator superfamily) has product MPETAQKSFDIKENDVKNNNYDSVESSPKKTTEIVNERGIAPSDSNDDDDTPYIDLSLNLSEEEKFYRKNSKWYKLKLFLWDSVDKHPTEKKFLMKLDFFLISSSMLGYFIKQLNASNVKTAYINGMDEYYNMNQNQYNYLNTLWTVGYIIGQIPSNLILHRISARYYLGGLEIIWAILTVLMITCKSLNGLYAIRFFVGLTESGYFPGLEYLVGSWYGKEELSKRSTFFAVAGVASGLVSGPLQSTILNNFSASSLPPFKWMFVFDAVISFPIGIYTMFVDPNTPSTTNAWYWTNDDKLVALERRRRIGAQLNTRGKYTWKKVKSFFNTWHIYVFPLVFLAYNNSCAAIGQPTFEGWMKLALKEPQEVYNRMPAVISGVGIAVAIIISYFADFIGGKKNHYFVFAYFFCLLIGCSLLSGWYIPRGLHWFSYFLVGVPTSWGQPQIFSWVNRLLFEDDMKRNFVVVCTNTLAYVTGAFVPIFVWNTNDSPRYFIGFTYTACLSAFGLVMTGIAVHFIRRDEKIKERYAIDDLDMVLD; this is encoded by the coding sequence ATGCCTGAAACAGCGCAAAAATCTTTTGACATCAAAGAGAATGATGTTAAAAATAACAACTACGATCTGGTTGAGTCATCACCTAAGAAAACCACTGAAATAGTTAATGAAAGAGGTATTGCTCCTTCTGATTcgaatgatgatgatgatacaCCGTACATTGACTTAAGTTTAAACTTATCCGAGGAAGAGAAATTTTAtagaaaaaattcaaaatggtACAAGTTGAAGTTATTTTTATGGGATTCTGTTGACAAACATCCAACGGAAAAGAAGttcttgatgaaattggatttcttcttgataagTTCTTCCATGTTGGGCTATTTTATCAAGCAGTTGAATGCCTCTAATGTTAAGACAGCGTATATTAATGGTATGGatgaatattataatatgaATCAGAATCAATATAACTACCTTAATACTTTGTGGACAGTGGGCTATATTATTGGACAAATCCCATCgaatttaattcttcatcgcATCAGTGCTCGTTATTACTTGGGTGGTTTAGAAATTATTTGGGCTATTTTAACGGTTTTGATGATTACTTGTAAGTCTTTGAATGGATTATATGCTATTAGGTTTTTTGTAGGTCTAACTGAATCTGGTTATTTCCCTGGTTTGGAATACTTAGTTGGTTCATGGTACggtaaagaagaattgagtAAACGTTCAACTTTTTTTGCTGTTGCTGGAGTTGCCTCTGGATTGGTTTCTGGTCCTTTACAAAGTaccattttgaataactttTCAGCTAGTAGCTTGCCTCCTTTCAAATGGATGTTCGTATTTGATGCAGTAATTTCCTTCCCGATTGGAATATATACAATGTTTGTCGATCCTAATACACCTTCAACCACAAATGCATGGTACTGGacaaatgatgataaattagTTGCCttggaaagaagaagaagaatcgGAGCACAGCTTAATACCCGTGGAAAATATACTTGGAAAAAGGTTAAAAGTTTCTTTAATACTTGGCACATATACGTCTTTCCATTAGTATTCCTTGCTTATAATAACAGTTGTGCTGCGATAGGTCAGCCTACTTTCGAAGGGTGGATGAAATTAGCCTTAAAAGAACCTCAAGAGGTATATAATCGAATGCCTGCAGTTATTTCGGGTGTCGGTATCGCAGTTGCTATTATAATATCATATTTTGCAGATTTCATTGGAGGTAAAAAGAACCATTATTTCGTTTTTGcctattttttttgtttattaattgGGTGTTCTTTGCTTTCGGGCTGGTATATTCCACGAGGACTTCATTGGTTTAGTTATTTTTTGGTAGGAGTGCCCACGTCTTGGGGACAGCCTCAGATTTTTTCTTGGGTTaatagattattatttgaagatgatatgaagagaaattttgttgttgtatGTACAAATACACTAGCTTATGTTACCGGTGCATTTGTCCCCATATTCGTGTGGAATACCAATGACAGTCCCAGATATTTTATTGGATTTACATATACTGCGTGTTTAAGTGCTTTTGGGTTAGTAATGACCGGTATTGCGGTCCATTTTATCCGAAGGgatgaaaaaatcaaagaaaggTATGCTATTGATGACCTTGATATGGTTCTTGATTAA